TTGTATCAGCACAGGCAAGTTTTAGGACTGGGTGGTCACAAACATAATGGTCAATGACCCTATTATTGCAGAAAGGCAGGTGAAAGGTCAGGAGGGTCTGAACAAAGGAATGACCCAGGGCTCCTAACCAGGACAGTGATGCCAGCACAATACAAGCATTGCCACTCATGATGGTGGTATAACGGAGAGGCTGGCAGATGTCAGCATAGCGGTCAAAAGCCATAACAGTCAAGACAAAAATCTCAGCACAACCAAAAAAGTGGAAGGTGAACATCTGAGTTACACAGCCCCAGTAGGAAATGgtctttttctcagaaataaagTCTGCTATCATCTTGGGTGCAGTGGCTGAGGAATAGGCAATGTCCACAAAGGACAGGTTactgaggaagaaatacatgggtgTCTGGAGCCGGGGATCAGAAAAGACCATGAGCAGAATGAGCAGATTTCCCACCATGATCACGATGCAGAAGAGGAGGAATAAGGCAAAGGACATCGGTTGCATTCCAGGATCTTGGGAAAGTCCTAGGAATATAAACTCAGTGACATTGTTAGCCACTTCTGTGGGGACCCAGATGATACTGGCTTGGTGGCTCTGGTTccctgcaaaaataaataaatatcataaacCACTGTAAGCATGGTAAAGCCTAACAGGAACAggcttatgaaaatatttaagtgaTGCTAAATAGGAGATGAAATTNNNNNNNNNNNNNNNNNNNNNNNNNNNNNNNNNNNNNNNNNNNNNNNNNNNNNNNNNNNNNNNNNNNNNNNNNNNNNNNNNNNNNNNNNNNNNNNNNNNNNNNNNNNNNNNNNNNNNNNNNNNNNNNNNNNNNNNNNNNNNNNNNNNNNNNNNNNNNNNNNNNNNNNNNNNNNNNNNNNNNNNNNNNNNNNNNNNNNNNNNNNNNNNNNNNNNNNNNNNNNNNNNNNNNNNNNNNNNNNNNNNNNNNNNNNNNNNNNNNNNNNNNNNNNNNNNNNNNNNNNNNNNNNNNNNNNNNNNNNNNNNNNNNNNNNNNNNNNNNNNNNNNNNNNNNNNNNNNNNNNNNNNNNNNNNNNNNNNNNNNNNNNNNNNNNNNNNNNNNNNNNNNNNNNNNNNNNNNNNNNNNNNNNNNNNNNNNNNNNNNNNNNNNNNNNNNNNNNNNNNNNNNNNNNNNNNNNNNNNNNNNNNNNNNNNNNNNNNNNNNNNNNNNNNNNNNNNNNNNNNNNNNNNNNNNNNNNNNNNNNNNNNNNNNNNNNNNNNNNNNNNNNNNNNNNNNNNNNNNNNNNNNNNNNNNNNNNNNNNNNNNNNNNNNNNNNNNNNNNNNNNNNNNNNNNNNNNNNNNNNNNNNNNNNNNNNNNNNNNNNNNNNNNNNNNNNNNNNNNNNNNNNNNNNNNNNNNNNNNNNNNNNNNNNNNNNNNNNNNNNNNNNNNNNNNNNNNNNNNNNNNNNNNNNNNNNNNNNNNNNNNNNNNNNNNNNNNNNNNNNNNNNNNNNNNNNNNNNNNNNNNNNNNNNNNNNNNNNNNNNNNNNNNNNNNNNNNNNNNNNNNNNNNNNNNNNNNNNNNNNNNNNNNNNNNNNNNNNNNNNNNNNNNNNNNNNNNNNNNNNNNNNNNNNNNNNNNNNNNNNNNNNNNNNNNNNNNNNNNNNNNNNNNNNNNNNNNNNNNNNNNNNNNNNNNNNNNNNNNNNNNNNNNNNNNNNNNNNNNNNNNNNNNNNNNNNNNNNNNNNNNNNNNNNNNNNNNNNNNNNNNNNNNNNNNNNNNNNNNNNNNNNNNNNNNNNNNNNNNNNNNNNNNNNNNNNNNNNNNNNNNNNNNNNNNNNNNNNNNNNNNNNNNNNNNNNNNNNNNNNNNNNNNNNNNNNNNNNNNNNNNNNNNNNNNNNNNNNNNNNNNNNNNNNNNNNNNNNNNNNNNNNNNNNNNNNNNNNNNNNNNNNNNNNNNNNNNNNNNNNNNNNNNNNNNNNNNNNNNNNNNNNNNNNNNNNNNNNNNNNNNNNNNNNNNNNNNNNNNNNNNNNNNNNNNNNNNNNNNNNNNNNNNNNNNNNNNNNNNNNNNNNNNNNNNNNNNNNNNNNNNNNNNNNNNNNNNNNNNNNNNNNNNNNNNNNNNNNNNNNNNNNNNNNNNNNNNNNNNNNNNNNNNNNNNNNNNNNNNNNNNNNNNNNNNNNNNNNNNNNNNNNNNNNNNNNNNNNNNNNNNNNNNNNNNNNNNNNNNNNNNNNNNNNNNNNNNNNNNNNNNNNNNNNNNNNNNNNNNNNNNNNNNNNNNNNNNNNNNNNNNNNNNNNNNNNNNNNNNNNNNNNNNNNNNNNNNNNNNNNNNNNNNNNNNNNNNNNNNNNNNNNNNNNNNNNNNNNNNNNNNNNNNNNNNNNNNNNNNNNNNNNNNNNNNNNNNNNNNNNNNNNNNNNNNNNNNNNNNNNNNNNNNNNNNNNNNNNNNNNNNNNNNNNNNNNNNNNNNNNNNNNNNNNNNNNNNNNNNNNNNNNNNNNNNNNNNNNNNNNNNNNNNNNNNNTTTTCTCaccatttaattttcttaccaCATTATTGGCTCACATTGGATTTTCTGTTAAACTTAGacctattcttctcaagtgtTAAATGTGTGTAAGAATAGTACacaccatggggtgcctgggttacTCAGGTTGTTggccatctgccttctgcttaggtcatgatcccag
This DNA window, taken from Ailuropoda melanoleuca isolate Jingjing chromosome 20, ASM200744v2, whole genome shotgun sequence, encodes the following:
- the LOC100465966 gene encoding olfactory receptor 4S2, whose amino-acid sequence is MSWDQTQEDGQRNQSHQASIIWVPTEVANNVTEFIFLGLSQDPGMQPMSFALFLLFCIVIMVGNLLILLMVFSDPRLQTPMYFFLSNLSFVDIAYSSATAPKMIADFISEKKTISYWGCVTQMFTFHFFGCAEIFVLTVMAFDRYADICQPLRYTTIMSGNACIVLASLSWLGALGHSFVQTLLTFHLPFCNNRVIDHYVCDHPVLKLACADTTLVNMLVIANSGLISLGRFLILLASYTIILFSLCKQSSESRCKALSTCGSHFTVVTFFFVPCIFIYLHPSTTFPLDKAVCVFYTTITPMLNPLIYTLRNEDVKNAMKRIWSRKVSLKEKQVG